The segment TATCATGTTGCGACGTATTTCGATAACGAAATACCTGGATTGCCAACGTCAAAACACAGATCTGGAAGACCATTGAGAACTTTAGCACAAAGATTAAAAGGGAAGGAAGGAAGGTTCAGGGGAAATCTATCCGGTAAGAGGGTTGACTTTTCTGCTAGAACTGTGATCTCGCCAGATCCTAACATTAGTATAGATGAGGTTGGAGTGCCATATGACGTTGCCATGATTCTAACTGTACCAGAGAAGGTCACAAAATGGAACATTGAGAGAATGAGAGAGTATGTTATTAACGGTCCTGATAAGTGGCCAGGAGCAAACTATGTTGTGAGATCGGATGGAAGGAGAATAGATCTAAGATATGTAAAGGATAGAAAGGAGTTAGCCGCCACTTTGGCACCTAACTTTATAGTTGAAAGGCATCTGGTTGATGGTGATATTGTCATATTTAACAGACAGCCTTCACTTCATAGAATCTCAATGATGGGACATAGGGTGAGAGTACTTCCAGGTAGAACATTTAGGCTCAACCTATTGGTTTGTCCTCCGTATAACGCGGATTTTGATGGAGACGAGATGAACCTTCACGTTCCTCAGTCCGAGGAAGCCATAGCTGAAACTAAGGAGTTAATGACCGTTCATCGTAATATTCTGACCCCTAGATATGGGGGACCAATAATCGGATCTGCCCAGGACTACATTAGTGGAGCGTATTTGCTTACAGTCAAGACTACCTTATTGAGTGAAGATGAAGTCCAAACAATTCTAGGTGTTGCAGATATAAACAAAGATCTAGGAGAGCCAGCAATTCTGGCTCCAAAAAGACTATACACAGGCAAACAAATAGTGAGTCACTTTCTTCCGGAGGAGTTCAACTTCCACGGTCCCGCTAATATATCAAGCGGAGTTAGATCATGCAAAGATGAGGATTGCCCTCACGATTCTTATGTGGTTATAAAAAGAGGTAAACTACTAGAAGGTGTATTCGATAAGAAGGCTTTAGGGAACCAACAAGCTGAGAGTATACTACATTGGTTAGTAAGAGAATATGACGAGGATTACGTTTTATGGCTAATGGACAATCTGTTTAAGGTATTCTTAAGGTATATAGAACTTCACGGTTTAACTATGACTTTATCTGACGTTACTATACCAGAGGACGCCACAAAGAAAATCAGTGAGAAGGCAAGAGAGGCTAGAGAAAGAGTTAATGACCTTATAGCAAGGTACAAGAAAGGTGAGTTAGAAGTGATACCAGGAAGAACGTTAGAGGAAAGCTTAGAGAGCTATATACTAGACACACTGGATAAGCTTAGGAACGAAGCTGGCGAGATAGCTACCATGCATCTAGATCCTTTCAATAACGCTTATATTATGGCAAGGACCGGAGCTAGAGGTAGCGTCTTAAACATAACTCAGATGGCTGCTATGCTAGGTCAGCAATCGGTTAGAGGGGAAAGAATAAAACGTGGGTACTCTACAAGGACATTACCCCACTTTAAGCCGAACGATATATCTCCAGAGGCTAGAGGATTTATTTACTCATCGTTTAGGAGCGGATTGAATCCAATAGAAACGTTCTTCCACGCGGCTGGAGGCAGAGAAGGTCTAGTAGACACTGCTGTAAGGACATCACAGAGCGGTTATATGCAAAGAAGACTTATCAATGCACTCTCTGATTTGAGAATAGAATATGACGGAACGGTTAGAACGCTTTATGGTGAAGTGATTCAAACGCTCTATGGAGGAGATGGTGTACATCCCATGCGTAGCGCTCATGGGAAGACAATTGATGTAGACAGGATTTTAGAAAGGGTAATTGGATGGAAGAGGTGAGGCAATATGATTAGGGAAGAAGACAAGGAATATCTAGACACCCAATTAGCTAGGTTGAACGAAACTATACCTCCTTCCATTATCTCAAAGCTGAGGGACACAATAATCAATTCACCAGTTGATATAACTAGAGAAGACATAAACGAAATAATAGATCTAACGATTAAGGACTATCTTAGCTCTCTAGCTCATCCCGGTGAGGCTATTGGTGTCGTAGCAGCACAGTCTATAGGTGAACCAGGAACGCAGATGACATTAAGGACTTTCCATTTTGCAGGAGTAAGGGAATTAAACGTTACCTTAGGTTTGCCTCGTCTTATAGAGATTGTAGATTCCCGGAAAATTCCGTCAACCCCTATGATGACCATCTATTTAACTTCCGAGTATGCCAAAGACAAGGACAAAGCCCTAGAAGTAGCTAGAAGAATCGAATACACTAGAGTAGAACATGTTGTCGAAGCAGTGAACTTAGACGTTGCAGGCATGGGAATAATCCTTAAGTTTGATAGGGAGTTACTAGAAGACAAGGGTCTTACAACCGATGATATAGAAAAAGTTATTAAAAAACTTAAACTTGGTGAATATTCAATAGATAGACCTGATGACTATACTATCTCCATTTATTTTGAAAATATGGATACGATAACGGGCTTATTTAAAATTAGAGAAAAGATATTGTCTACTAAAATTAAAGGCATAAAAGGAATCAAAAGGGCAATTGTACAAAAAAGGGGCGAAGAGTACGTCATAGTTACGGACGGATCCAATCTGGAGGGTGTGTTAGGAGTGAAAGGTGTTGACGTTTCAAGAATAGAGACCAATAACTTACATGAAGTAGAAAATGTACTAGGCATAGAAGCTGTAAGGGAGCTCATCACAAAGGAGATAAAGAAGGTCTTAGAGGATCAGGGTCTGGACGTAGATATAAGGCATATAGAACTCGTTTCAGACATAATGACTAGAACTGGAGAGGTTAAGCAAATTGGAAGGCATGGGGTGACAGGAGAGAAAACTAGCGTATTAGCAAGAGCTGCTTTCGAAGTTACGGTTAAGCATCTCTTGGATGCGGCAGCTAGAGGGGATATGGAAGAATTCAAAGGAGTGGTAGAAAACATTATTATAGGGCAACCAGTAAAGCTTGGTACGGGAATGGTTGAACTTTTAATGAAACCCGCAAATAGGTGAAACGAAAATGTCACAATCAATAACATTTGAGTCAGAGATTAAAGTCCTTCTAAAAACAGGTAAGGTAATCCTAGGAAATAAAAGGTCAACGAAGGCAATGAAGCTAGGTAAGCTAAAGGGATTAATAATTGCTTCAACTCTTAGGAGCGATATTAGGAACGATATAATGAGATACGCGCATTTAGGTAATATACCTGTTGTAGAGTTCAAAGGAAGTGGATGGGAACTAGGAACGCTAGTAGGTAAACCGTTTTTAATATCTGTTATTGGTATAGAGGATACAGGTGACTCACAGATACTAAAGTTAGCGAATTCATAATGGTGATATCAAGTGCCAGAGATTAAGCTAACGCCTGAAGAGATGCGATATATGTCACTCTTTCAAGACGTTACTAGGGTAACTGTAAGAGACTGCATTATTGATGATGAAGGAAATAGAATAATATTCATGGTAGACCCAGAAAATATGGGTATAGCTATAGGAAAGGGAGGGATGAACATAAAGAAGCTAAAAAAGATAATTGGTAAGGACATAGAAGTTGTGGCGTATAGTGATAACCTTGAGGACCTTGTGAAGAACCTAATGTCTCCTGCACGAGTTAGAAGCGTTAAGACGATAGATAGCAATTCAAGGAAGACGGTTCACGTATCAGTTGATCCACAGGATAAGGCGATAGCTATAGGGAAAGCAGGAAGAAACGTAAGTCGTGCCAAAATAATTTTAAAAAGATATATGGACATAGACTCGGTGATCATTAACTAAAGAGGTGTCAGTTTGGCAGATAAATCGCCTAAAGGTATATTCGCGGCTAGAAAACTAAAGTTAAGAAGGTTAAAATTTAGGTGGAGTCAGAGGAAATTTAAGATAAGGATGTTACGACTCAAGAAGAGATTTGATCCTCTTCAAGGAGCACCTATGGCCAGAGGAGTAGTTCTAGAGAAAGTAGGAATAGAGTCCAGACAACCCAACTCGGCCGTAAGGAAGTGTGTCAGAGTTCAGTTAGTAAAGAACAGCAGGGTCGTCACGGCTTTCGTTCCTGGAGATGGTGGAGTTAATTTCATAGATGAGCACGACGAAGTGATAATTGCAGGTATAGGCGGTACGTTGGGTAGATCAATGGGTGATTTACCTGGAGTAAGATTTAAAGTAATAATGGTTAATGGCGTTTCTCTAGATTCACTTTACAAAGGCAAGAAACAGAAACCAGTGAGATGAAATTCCTTCTCGTTTATCTGCTACTTCTTTCAGTTGATTTGTCAACAAGCTCTCTTTTTACCTTTATTGGCTTTTTCGTGAGCAACGCAAGGTATATTGCATGACTCGGTATCATTCTCTTTTGGATAATTAGCCCTCCAAAATTCAGCTCAACGGTAGCCAAATATATATCATCTAATATGTCATCCACGGTCACTTGAGTGATCCTTTTTTCTAATTCTTCTGTAACTTCTGGTATAAATGATATTATATCATAGACAGTCTCTCTACGAGCTAGTTCAGAAAGGTTATTGGATTCATTCGAATCGTTTTTCAATAATTTATTTATAGCATTCACGATATCTGGAGGCACGTAGAAAAGATTAAACTCTCTTCCGTCTTCAAGGTAGCACACAATAACAGGCACTCCGTTCATTGGAGAAATGAAAGCGTCAACTTTACTCACGCTAATGAATTCATGTTCTTCTCCAGTCATTATATAATATGTTATCCGGTGAAGACTATTAAACTCTTCATGAATAGTTATTTAATGGGTTAAAGTTCAATACTGGTGAGTGAAGAAATGAGTTATGAACTATCAAATCTCGACATAAAGATATTCGGTAAGTGGGATAACAAAGTTGAAATAAGAGATCCAAGTCTTAAAAAGTATATTTCTTTGATCCCGGTTTATCTGCCTCATTCAGGAGGAAGACACGAGCATAGAAGGTTTGGGAAGGCCAAAGTCTCAATCGTAGAGAGGTTGATTAACGAGTTGATGAGACCTGGTAAAAACAAGGGAAAGAAAATACTAGCGTATAACATTGTGAAGGCCACGTTCGAACTGATATACGCCAGAACTGGTCAAAATCCTCTTCAAGTGTTAGTTAGGGCCATAGAAAATTCGGCTCCAAGAGAAGAAGTTACTAGAATAATGTACGGTGGTATAGTATATTACGTTGCGGTAGACGTTTCTCCTCAGAGGAGAGTAGATTTGGTCCTGCGCCATCTAGTAGAAGGAGCTCGTCAGGCCGCATTCAATAATCCGAAACCTATTGAGGAAGCGTTAGCAGATGAACTAATTGCAGCGGCCTCTGGAGACAACAAGAGCTTTGCTATAAGGAAGAAAGAGGAGATGGAAAGGATAGCCCTAAGCTCTAGATAGCTAAACTTTTATTAACTGATACCCTTTATCACGGGTAGGAGTTGAGGTAGATGTCTCAAAAGCCGCACTTGAATTTGATTGTCATAGGCCATGTAGATCACGGAAAAAGTACTCTAGTTGGAAGATTACTAATGGAAAGAGGTTTTCTCGATGAGAAAACTATAAAAGAAGCTGAGGAAGCCGCTAAGAAGTTAGGTAAAGAATCAGAGAAATATGCATTCTTACTTGATAAACTTAAAGAGGAAAGGGAAAGAGGTGTAACAATAAATCTTACTTTCATGAAATTTGAGACCAAGAAATACTTCTTCACAATTATCGATGCCCCTGGACATAGAGATTTCGTTAAGAACATGATAACTGGAGCTAGCCAAGCAGACGCTGCCATACTCGCTGTATCGGCGAGGAAGGGAGAATTCGAGTCAGGAATGAGTATTGAGGGACAAACTAGGGAACACATAATTTTAGCAAAGACAATGGGCTTGAACCAGGTGATAGTCGCTATAACTAAGATGGATGTAGCTGAACCTCCATACGATCAAAAGAGGTTTAATGAGGTAAAGGATACAATCGAAAAGTTCATGAAATCCTTTGGCTTTGATATGTCTAAGGTTAAATTCATTCCAGTAGTATCAATTACAGGCGAGAACGTAACTAAGAGATCGGAAAACATGAAATGGTACACTGGTCCCACTCTAGAGGAAGCTCTAGATATGCTTGAAATTCCTCCGAAACCTGTTGACAAACCATTGAGGTTACCTATTCAAGAGGTATACTCTATATCAGGTGTAGGAACAGTCCCAGTCGGTAGGGTAGAAAGCGGTGTAATGAAAGTTGGTGATAAGATAGTTTTTATGCCTGCAGGTAAGGCCGCAGAGGTCAGATCCATTGAAACTCATCACACGAAGCTAGATAAAGCTGAGCCAGGGGATAACATTGGTTTCAACGTAAGAGGAATAGATAAGAAAGATGTTAAGAGGGGAGACGTTGTGGGTCACGCAACCAATCCTCCAACTGTAGCTGACGAGTTCACAGCAAGGATAATAGTAGTATGGCATCCAACGGCTCTAGCAGTAGGTTACACACCTGTCCTCCATGTACATACAGCAAGTATAGCTTGTAGAGTTTCTGAAATAGTTGCAAGGTTGGATCCAAAGACTGGTAAGGAAGCTGAGAAAAATCCACAGTTCATAAAGCAAGGAGAATCTGCGATAGTAAAGTTTAAGCCGATCAAACCTCTGTGTGTAGAAAAGTTCAGTGACTTCCCACCTTTAGGAAGATTTGCAATGAGAGATATGGGTAAAACAGTGGGTGTAGGAGTAATAAACGACGTTAAACCTTCAAAGGTGGAAATAAAGTAAATCAATTGCGGTGCACATAGATGCCAAATAAAGCTAGAATACGATTGTGGAGCACTAACGTTAACGATCTAAATTACGTTGTGAATCAAATTAAGGGGATCGTAGATAAAACAGGAGTAAACATGAGGGGGCCAATTCCATTGCCAACCAGGCGTATGGAGGTTCCTGTAATGAAACTTCCACACGGAGAAGGTCGAAAAAAATGGGAAAAGTGGGAGATGTCCCTTCATAAGAGGATAATTGATATCTCCGCTGACGAGAGGGTAATGAGGCAACTAATGAGAGTTAAAGTTCCGGAGGATGTATACATAGAAATTCAACTGATCTAGCTTTCTCACGTTTTTTCAATCTATGAGCCGGGGTGCCCGAGCGGACCAAGGGGCTGGCCTGGAGTTTGCTGGTCAGCCAGTGGGGGTCAACCCTGCGCGGGTTCAAATCCCGCCCCCGGCGCCTTCACGGTGATCTTCATGTTTCCACGAATAATTATATCATCTGATAGGAGCGGATCTGGTAAGACGTTAATATCCTCAGGTCTGATGATGTCTTTATCTAAGAGGTTTAAAGTAAGAGGATTTAAAGTTGGGCCAGATTACATTGACCTAGGGTATCATAAACTTGCTACAGGCTCCCCTTCAATTAATCTTGATTTATTCATTATGGGAGAGGAAGGCGTACTTAGGTCTCTAGTTAAATACTCCAAGGGGTATGATATTTCAGTAATTGAAGGGGTAATGGGTCTCTATGACGGACATAATGATGAGTATAGTACGTTTAGATTATCTGAAGTTACATCAACTCCTATTGTCCTCGTTATAGATTGTAGTGCAATGGGAACAACAGCAGCGGCAGTAATACATGGACTTATCCACTTTGGAAACGCTAAAATCAAGGGAGTTATATTCAACAAAATTAGCTCAGAGTTCCACTTCAACTATTGTAGAAGTAAGGTAAGAGATGTTAAGATTTTGGGTTATATTCCTAGACTTAGCATCTCTGTACCGTCTAGGCATCTAGGTCTCTTCACGGTAGAAACTAATAGAAGAGCGTTAGACGCTATAAGGGAAATATCAAAATCTATTGATTCTAACGTAGATGTGGATGAGCTTATAAATATCGCTAGTTCGGCTCCTGATATATCGATTAATGAGCAGGAATCTCTTAATGAAAGACGTGATAGGGAGAGGAGGAAGAAAACTATTGCAATAGCTTACGATTCAGCATTTTCGTTCTATTATCAGGAGAGCTTGGACCTACTTAGCAGAAATTTCGATTTGAAATTCTTTAGTCCAATAAATAATGAGAAGGTCGAAGGAGCCGATATGATATATCTTGGTGGAGGATATCCAGAGCTTTTTGTCAAGGAACTTTCCTCCTCTTTAGATACAATTAAATGGATTAAAAACTCGGTATCCAGTAACGTTCCATTATTAGCCGAATGTGGTGGCTTAATGTACCTTTCAACTTATATTAGGACCCAGGAAGGAAAGTTCAATATGGCGAATCTATATGACATAGGTATAGGCTTAGGTAGGCTGACGATAGGTTATAGATATGCTGACGCTCTTAAAGACACGTTCCTTGCTAAGGCTGGAGATACAATAAGGGGCCACGAATTTCACGTGTCTTCACCTGAATATGTAAACGAGAAAGACTTCGTCCTTAAACATAGGAACGGTAAAGGCGTAACTAATGGTTTAGACGGAGTCAAAATAAATAACTCTATAGCTTCTTATCTTCACGTACATTTAGCTAGTCTGCGAGGACTGTCTCTTTAGTTCCAATCTTTTTACCCTTTCTATCATATCAAGTAATTTATCTAAATCCTTGGCATAAAGTCTTATCTTATACGGATATTTCGCCTCTTTCGAGTCTATCTCTACGTACTTCTTTTCTCTATTAACTGATATTGTTGAACTAAGAAGGTGCTTAGCATGCAAGAAAATAGACATTCCTCCACTTCCTATTATTCCCTTTTCGGTTACTTTATAGCTCAAAGGAGCCATAGTTGACATCATGCTCGGCTTGAACAGCCTTCTATACACGAAGAATCCAAACAGATATATTATTTCAAAATAAATTAAATATACAGCCAGTCTATAATAAGGATCAACTTGAGATGTCGCAAATTTCGACACATATCCATACACGAAGAATAAGACTACTATATAGATTAAATAGGAGAAGAGCATCATCATATTCTTTTTCGCAAATTGCATATACTCTTTCTGATATTCCTCATCTTTCATTACAAGTTCGTTAGCGTTTTTCTCTTCAAAGAGGACATTAGAGTTTGCTGCCTCCATCATGAGCTTTCTATCTCTAAGCATGGGGTTAGACCTATATGTCATTGAAAAAGTTATTGCCATAATAACTATAAAATATGAAAGAAACGCTTCTAAGAAATATTTTGGATAGAATCCTAATACAATTGAAATTACTATTAAGTAAGTTTGGCTGATCAAAGCGAATTTCCAGTTATAGGGATTCGGTGTCGCCGATGACATGCTATGTCCTATATAACAGTGTAACTTAAATACTTATATAAGAAATGACCATGATCTTCATCTTTCTACTCCTCTTAGCCTCAACTTCCCATACATACGTCTTTCATTATTATTCGTCCTCTCTGTCCCAGCCACTTGTAGTGAATATAACGGTTAATCCCGGAAATGTTAGCGTTTACAATCAGTCCAACGGAATCTTGATAGAATTAAACTACTCCTTAACACAAGTAATATCTAATTTATCATTTCTAAAAATCAACTCAACATTACTCTTTGTACCTATATCTTCTCTTAAACCAAATACGTCTTACTTTATGCATATTTCAAGTAACTCTTCAGACACATTAATTCTATTTTCTACTAAACTTAACTCTAGCCCAATAAAAAATATAATTACTATAGATACGTCAAATCAAAGAAGCAGTGAGAATTACATACCTTATTTACTTTTAGTCCTAATCTCTTTATTTGTATCTATACTATTAAGAAGAATCAAAAGACATTAGTACATACGCTTTTATACTTATTTTATTAAGCTAAAATATGTCTCTCCGTTCCGATCTTAGGAAAAACCTGGAAGCTGGACTCCCTTTGTTACTGTATGATTTTGACGGTAGAGAAGAGGAAGTGGATATGGTTTTTTACGGAGGTGCGGTAACGTGGAAAAGCATAAGGACACTCAGGTCGATGGCTGGAGGTCTAATATGCTATGCCACAGGGAAAGAGGAGGCCGAAGCGTTAGGAATTCCGTTTCAGGTGGATTTACTGAGATCAAACAACGAGTTAGCCAAACTCGTTAAAAGACCGAAATATCAGGACGAACCGGCCTTTTCCGTATGGGTCAATCACGTGGAGACTAAAACAGGGATTTCAGATGAGGATAGGGCGATAACAATTAGAAAACTACACGAGATAATTAAAGATATACTAAAAGGCAAGCAAGCAAGAGATATATTCTACAACGAATTTTACTCTCCAGGTCACGTTCCAATATTAATCTCCAGAGGAATAGGGGCTAGACGAGGCCATACAGAGCTTAGTATAACGCTAGTTGAACAATTAGGATTGGAAAGAAGTGTAGTGTTTGCTGAAATGTTAGACGAGAAAACTAGTCTGAAGAAAGATGATGCAATGAAGATAGCCAGGAGTAACGGTTTCATTTTCCTTGAGGGAAAGGAGATTCTGAAAGGTGTATTAGCTTGATTGAAAGAATTTACGGTGTCGCGGATACAACTTTTTCAAGAGTCAACATGGGGGAGATAGCTATAAAAGTTATAAGGAAGGAAGATCCCGACTCTCAAATATCTAGATACACAGTTCCTGGTATCAAGGATTTACCCGTAGCGGCAAAAAAGTTGATCGATTCTGGATGCAATGGTGTTATAACCTTAGGCTGGGTGGGTAAAACTCAGTTAGACAAGTATAGTTATTTAGCTGCGAGTATAGGCCTCATCTTTGTTCAGATATCCACCTCTAGACATGTTATAGACGTCACTGTACATGAAGATGAGGCTGAGGATGAGGAGACTCTTAGAGAAATAGCAATAGATAGGGCGAAGAAACACTCTGTAAATCTGGTTAAGCTAATAAAGGATGGGGGAAACGCATTAACTGAAATGGCCGGTAAAGGATTGAGGCAGGGATATAGCAATGCAGGAAGCATCGATTAGAATAGGCATAGTTGTCTCGGAGTTCAATTACGACATCACGCACTTGATGCTAGATAAGGCACTATCTCATGCTAAGTTTTTAAATGCCGAGGTAAAGTCAGTGTTTAAGGTTCCTGGTACATTCGAAATCCCGCTAGCAGTGAAACATTTAGCCTCTAGGGATGATATAGACTGCGTAGTGACTTTAGGAGCTGTAATCAAAGGCGAAACAAAGCACGATGAGATCATCGCCGGTCAGGTAGCTAGGTTAATCTCAGATCTATCTTTGGAGTTCAACAAGCCAATATCGTTAGGCATTATAGGACCAGGCGCTACTCATGAACAAGCGATGGAAAGAATTGAAGAGTATGCGACTAGGGCAGTCGAATCTGCAATCAAGATGTCAAGGAGAGTGAGAATAGCAGGACAGAGACCACAGGTGATAGAATGAAAACTCTTGTGGTTGAACTCTACAACTACAGAGAGTGGACAGAGATTTTAGGATATGATAGAGAATGGAAAATTCAGACAATCCAGTTCTCTCTTCTTTCCTCGATTCTATGGAAAGCCTCAATGATCGGAGGCATGTTACTGCCTTTAAGATATGACCAGTTTATATTAACGGCCGACGGAATTCCTAACTCCAAACTCAAGGAGTTCTTAACCTTCATGTCAAGGCTCACTCCGGTCAATATTAGAGCTTGTCTAGGATATGGAAAGACTCCTTTAGCTGCACAGGAGAGCGGATACAACTGTATAAAGCAGTTAGAGCCAGGGAGGTTCGAGTTATCCCCTTTTCCAGACTCTTTAGTTAGTATAGCACATTACGATCTAAACGATTTTACAAGCCTAACGAATAATACCTCTACTTACAGGTCATTCTTTGAGGCACAGAAGTTCTTTATGGACATCTTAAGCTATACTTACTCTCTAGGCGGTTTAGCCCAATACATGGGAGGAGATAATGTTATAGTTCTCCTCAATCCGGACGCAATAGACCAGATAGTAGCAAACGTAGAAAACAGTAAGTTAATAAAGGTAGGAATAGGTATAGGGAAAAACGCTAGAGAGGCGCTAAGGAACGCTACAAAAGCCTTAACTGATATCAGAAGCACTAGGAGAGAGACTTGGAAGCTCCTTCGAGAATAATAAACGTGGAATACGCGTTATTAGGAGAAGACCTGGAGATAGCGAATAAGGTTCACTTGGAAATAGAAGACGGAGTGATCCAGCACATTGGAAAGGGTTGGATATCAGGCGGTGAAACATACAATAGATCTATTCTTTTACCAGGACTTGTTAACGCTCATGTACATAGTTTTGATGGAGTTTCTCCGGAATATGGGATTAACTTACCAATTAAGGAGGCTGTGGGGGATCCAAGAAGCGAAAAATATAGGATTCTAAGATCATTTTCAGAACGTAAATTATTTTCATCAACGCTAGAGTTTCTGAAGAGATCGCTATCTATAGGAGTCCTAACAGTTGTAGATTTTAATGAATTAGATTTATTTGGAGCACAGATAGCTCATAAAATCAAGAAAAACTCTCCAGTACATTACATATCGCTTGGAAGGCTTGATGGAGACTTTTCTGACGAAAGATTACTAGCCCTCAAAGAACTGGTAGACGGTTATGGAGTAAGTAGCATATCGCTAGGTCAGGATTTACTCAAGAAAATAAAGAACGTCTTCATGGATAGATTAGTAGCTATACACATTTCTGAGACGTTAAATCAGAACCTGGTTTCAGATGTAGATGTGGCTATTTCTACATTAAAACCCAAGATTCTGATACATGGTACACATCTAACTAAAGATGAGATACGTTTGATTGCAGACGCTAAATTGAACCTAGTTATATGTCCCAGAAGTAATCTATGGTTCTCGGTTGGCATTCCTAATATACCTGAAATGATTAAAGCAGGAGTTAAACTTCTCATAGGTACAGACAATGCGGGTATAACAGATCACAATCTCTGGAAGGAGATGGAAGTTTCCCTTCTCCTTTCTAGATTAAAGGATCCAGGCTCTGACTTCTCAAAGGAGATCTTAAGGTCATCTACAATAAATTTCAATGATTCAATTAATCCGGTTTCTGAGGGGAAGAGAGTTACTGCAATAGTTATGACGTATTCGGATAGATTCACGGCTGCATTAAATAAGTATTCTGCAATGATCAAGGATCCAGGAAACTTGACTAAAGTCTTGGCGCCACCCAGAACTTTAAGCTAGCTCCTTTCTCAAGAGGAGCTATTATTTTCATAGGTACTCCACTACCTAAACTGAACTCTATTTCGCTTGAAAAAGATAAAGCATTGACTACCTTTTCTAGAACAGGGGTGCCGTACCTAACGTTTGTTAAGCTTTCAATCATCAGCTCAGATAAAGGCTTACCTTCCCTAAGCGTCGCAATGTAACCTTTGCCGGTCTCTTGGACTTTTAGTACTATGCTATCATTCTCAG is part of the Metallosphaera cuprina Ar-4 genome and harbors:
- a CDS encoding amidohydrolase family protein — encoded protein: MEAPSRIINVEYALLGEDLEIANKVHLEIEDGVIQHIGKGWISGGETYNRSILLPGLVNAHVHSFDGVSPEYGINLPIKEAVGDPRSEKYRILRSFSERKLFSSTLEFLKRSLSIGVLTVVDFNELDLFGAQIAHKIKKNSPVHYISLGRLDGDFSDERLLALKELVDGYGVSSISLGQDLLKKIKNVFMDRLVAIHISETLNQNLVSDVDVAISTLKPKILIHGTHLTKDEIRLIADAKLNLVICPRSNLWFSVGIPNIPEMIKAGVKLLIGTDNAGITDHNLWKEMEVSLLLSRLKDPGSDFSKEILRSSTINFNDSINPVSEGKRVTAIVMTYSDRFTAALNKYSAMIKDPGNLTKVLAPPRTLS